A window of the Lactuca sativa cultivar Salinas chromosome 7, Lsat_Salinas_v11, whole genome shotgun sequence genome harbors these coding sequences:
- the LOC111880710 gene encoding U-box domain-containing protein 15 codes for MEVKRRTAKTLVGKLSSVSEQTRTESLCELRLMSKNDPETRTLIAEAGAIPYLSEILYSPSAIAQENATATLLNISISSREPLMSTRGLLDALSHALRNPASPSTAQSAAATLFSLLTVDTYRPIIGSKRDILYALIDIIRNPNSHPRSIKDALKALFGISLYPLNRATVIELGAVPALFSLVVKDGRLGVVEDATAVIAQLAGCEEAGDAFRKVSGVGVLVDLLDLSTGSSARTKENAVSGLLNMVQCGKKDVGEYVKEMAYIVCNGISDVADNGSSKGKNKANELLKLIDGASGMSRSQEMQPDTENLENGRWSWSNSSV; via the exons ATGGAGGTGAAACGGCGGACGGCGAAAACGCTGGTCGGGAAACTGAGTTCGGTGTCCGAGCAAACTCGTACGGAATCGCTTTGCGAGCTGCGTCTCATGTCCAAGAACGATCCTGAGACCCGAACCCTAATTGCTGAGGCAGGTGCGATTCCGTATCTCTCTGAGATACTATACTCCCCATCTGCTATCGCACAAGAGAACGCAACTGCTACACTACTTAATATTTCGATCTCTTCACGAGAACCTTTGATGTCCACGCGAGGGTTACTCGACGCTTTATCCCACGCGCTCCGGAACCCTGCTTCCCCCTCCACCGCCCAATCCGCCGCCGCAACGTTATTTAGTCTGTTAACTGTTGATACCTACCGGCCGATTATTGGTTCAAAACGTGACATACTGTATGCGCTCATCGACATaatcagaaaccctaattcgcaTCCGAGATCAATCAAAGACGCTCTGAAAGCGCTGTTTGGGATTTCGTTGTATCCGCTCAATCGTGCGACCGTGATTGAACTAGGGGCGGTGCCTGCGTTGTTTTCGTTGGTGGTGAAGGACGGGAGGCTAGGGGTTGTGGAGGATGCTACGGCGGTGATTGCACAGCTCGCAGGGTGCGAAGAAGCCGGAGATGCATTTAGGAAAGTTTCAGGGGTTGGGGTTTTGGTGGATTTGCTGGATCTATCAACAGGGTCGAGTGCTAGAACAAAAGAGAATGCTGTTTCGGGTTTATTGAACATGGTGCAGTGTGGGAAGAAAGATGTTGGGGAATACGTTAAAGAGATGGCTTATATCGTCTGTAATGGCATCTCTGATGTTGCAGACAATGGAAGCTCAAAAGGGAAGAACAAAGCTAATGAATTGTTGAAGTTAATCGACGGAGCTTCTGGAATGAGCAGATCACAAGAGATGCAACCCGACACT GAGAATTTGGAAAATGGCAGGTGGAGTTGGTCTAATTCCAGTGTCTGA